One genomic region from Acidobacteriota bacterium encodes:
- a CDS encoding putative Ig domain-containing protein: MTTLFAWHLAAAWAASGTPVSLTVINSAYTQNFDTLANTGTSSTVPTGWAFSESGTNANTTYTAGTGSSTTGDTYSFGAAASTERAFGGLQSGSLVPTIGACFTNNTGTTVTSLLISYTGEQWRLGTAGRADRLDFQYSLDATSLTTGTWTDVDALDFNSPFTTTIGALDGNAAANRTAISSTITGLSIANGATFFIRWNSFDATGADDGLSVDDFSLTPQGAGGGGNTLTLTCTPATFSEAAGASASTCTVTRTGSTAALLVVNLASNDTSEATVSAPDIGIPVGQASTTFTLDAVDDLIFDGTQTVTITAAASGFTSGTFQVMVTDNETFACTPTHTIAQIQGSGTASPVAAQSVTTSGIVTGLRSNGFFMQMPAPGDGNAATSDGIFVFTSSAPPAAAALGNSVCVSGTVQEFVPSADPLSPPITEISGTPVVNLLSTGNALPTPITLTSTDTGTGGVNVGSIENLEKYEGMRVAVASLTVVAPTGGTVSEANATSTSSGTFYGVITGVARPFREAGIQANDPVPAGSGVTIPPVPRFDFNPERIRVNSFGQTGGAAIDVTTGATVTNLVGPLDYSFRTYTILPDPGSPPTVAGNVTFSAVPAPLSNEFTVASFNLERFFDTVDDAGVSDVALTTTAFNNRLNKASLAIRNVLRAPDIIGVEEMENLTTLQALATKINNDAVAASQPNPNYTAFLVEGNDVGGIDVGFLVKTAFVVGSTPRVTVVDVTQEGKTTTYTNPNNGAQETLNDRPPLRLSAVVNHADGRTFPITVIVVHQRSLNGIDDETVDGTGTAGGRVRAKRRAQAEFLANLIQARQVATPTERIICVGDYNAFEFNDGFVDVIGTVKGAPTPANQVVLASSDLVNPDLTDLVALAAVGQNYSYSFDGDAQAIDHELVNAALMTYFSHINFGRNNADFPEIYRSDSTRPERISDHDPAVAYFTFPAACPTITVTPSTVPAGTAGLAYGPVNFMQTGGSGTITWSVSSNNLPAGLMLNSSTGVLSGTPTIAAGVNVTIRATDVNNCFGEVIVTLQISCPTITLSPSSGSPTTLSSGTVGQMYSQTFTAAPAGGSYTYSIPLAAIPPGLTFNTATGVLSGTPTTSGTFGFTVTATNFGTCTGQQTYALPIIPGCPSSFTVNDLGDAPDQTPGDFLCQAASGACTLRAAIQEANAITACTPLTINFSVTGTINLATALPALNHPNLTINGNGAANSIISGNDAVQVFSVNAGANATLSGLAITHGRASVGGGILNNGTLTVTNSTISNNAATSSGGGFANDNNATLTVTNSTISGNTAVFGAGGIYHFSGTLILTNSTVSGNTASTSGGGIYNAFGMVTATNSTISGNSSATSGGGIYNDSGTYNLSNTIVANSASGMDCSRFGGTLNAQFSLIKDGLGCVNGTNLNNLTGDPRLSPLGNFGGPTQTHALLPGSPAINAGTNTGAPATDQRGIARPQQTMVDIGAFESRGFTLALAGGNNQSAFVNTAFANPLAVTVTAIDPSEPVNGGKVTFTPPGSGASASIAGNPVTISGGTASGTATANGTVGGPYTVAASANGASPTVNFTLTNTNPPPMITAGAALTRQQGTAAANSTIATVSDANQTAGTLTVTATTVPAGLTVTNIVNTSGTITANVAAACNATVGANTVVLTVTDSFGATATANLTVNVTANTAPTVVYATPQSVTAGGSLNVTPTTTTDNGSITGYTIFSVSPALTNAPTVNGSGVVSITSAAPAGSHTITTRATDNCGATADATFTLNVTCPTISITTNLPGGTVGTSYNQTLGASGGSGAYTFAVTAGSLLPGLMLTSGGVLSGTPTTPGGFNFTVTATDSTTNCTGTREYGVIISCPTVTLAPASLPSGQFGVAYSQTISASATGLTGAYTFATGANLPPGLMLAANGTLSGMPTQPGTFTFTVTATHTASGCTGNGTYTIGIQCPTINIAPVTLPNPVAGVAYNQTLTGSGGVGPYSFALASGSSLPAGLTLSAAGVISGTPTTTGSVTFTVNVTDTMLAAGPTNCAGNRTYTVNVTCPTIAVNGPLPTGTVGASYNQTLSASGGSGTYTFAVTVGSLPPGLALASSGVVSGTPTTAGNFNITVTATDSATNCTGTRQYAVLIANNCASFTFAPASLPVGMKNTPYSASFTATGANGAVSYARTAGALPAGLTLNSNGTLSGTPTVAGSFDFTITATDAQGCTFSRSFTLVIDTIAGSIGDPLVCLGPGGVVAVEATVTNGGATPQTASFTAALPPALLALNNTCTANTGVCAVDTVNNRVNWNGTLNANQTVTIRYQSQATDGAAAGAQLCINSTATIGGAGPFTVQACTLINCPPVAPGAAYPFASPISDQKAGSVLIFNLYTSDAGAPSRQNTRISLTNIDVSRTAYLHLFFVDGASCAIADSVVCLTPNQTSTFFASDVDPGTTGYLIAVATDRNGCPINFNYLIGDAFVKLSSGHAANLAAEAVAAIPGGFVPCDPQAAAVELRFDDKMYNALPRVLALSNIGSRADGNSTLLVVNRIGGNLATGASTLVNVFGVLYDDAESPYSFSFSPGVCQFRSVISNAFPRTTPRFEQVIPGGRSGWLKLGLQADGALSGAALNFNANAATSSNAFNQGHNLHKLTLTTAASVTVPVFPPSC, encoded by the coding sequence TTGACGACTCTTTTCGCTTGGCACTTGGCAGCGGCATGGGCCGCCTCGGGTACGCCAGTCAGCTTAACCGTCATCAACTCTGCTTATACACAAAACTTCGATACGCTGGCCAATACAGGCACGTCCAGCACAGTGCCGACGGGTTGGGCCTTCAGCGAGTCGGGCACGAATGCCAATACCACCTACACGGCGGGGACAGGCTCAAGCACGACCGGCGACACTTATAGTTTCGGCGCGGCGGCCAGCACTGAGCGCGCGTTCGGCGGGTTGCAGAGCGGTAGTTTAGTGCCGACCATCGGCGCGTGCTTCACCAATAACACGGGCACGACGGTCACCAGCCTGCTCATCAGCTACACCGGCGAGCAATGGCGTTTGGGCACAGCGGGGCGCGCCGACCGCTTGGATTTTCAGTACAGTCTGGACGCGACGAGTTTGACCACGGGCACGTGGACGGATGTGGACGCGCTGGATTTCAACTCGCCGTTCACGACCACGATTGGCGCGCTGGATGGCAACGCGGCAGCCAACCGCACCGCCATCAGTTCTACCATTACCGGACTGAGCATCGCCAATGGCGCGACCTTCTTCATCCGCTGGAACAGCTTCGACGCGACCGGCGCGGATGATGGCCTGAGCGTTGATGATTTCTCGCTCACGCCGCAGGGCGCGGGCGGCGGCGGCAATACGCTCACGCTCACCTGCACGCCTGCAACGTTCTCCGAAGCCGCTGGCGCGAGCGCTTCAACTTGCACGGTCACGCGCACGGGCAGCACGGCCGCGTTGCTGGTGGTCAACCTGGCGAGCAATGACACGAGCGAAGCAACTGTCTCTGCCCCTGACATCGGGATTCCAGTGGGACAGGCGAGCACGACGTTCACCCTCGATGCCGTGGACGATCTGATTTTTGATGGCACGCAAACCGTGACAATCACGGCTGCGGCCAGCGGCTTTACCAGCGGCACCTTCCAGGTGATGGTGACGGATAACGAAACCTTTGCTTGCACGCCGACGCACACGATCGCGCAGATTCAGGGCAGCGGGACGGCTTCGCCCGTGGCCGCGCAATCCGTCACCACCAGCGGCATCGTGACCGGCCTCAGGTCGAATGGCTTTTTCATGCAGATGCCCGCGCCCGGCGATGGCAATGCGGCGACTTCGGACGGCATCTTTGTCTTTACTTCCAGCGCCCCCCCGGCGGCGGCGGCGCTCGGCAACAGCGTTTGCGTCAGTGGGACGGTGCAGGAGTTCGTGCCTTCGGCGGATCCGCTCAGTCCACCGATCACCGAAATTTCAGGCACACCCGTAGTGAATCTGCTTTCCACCGGCAACGCGCTGCCGACGCCGATCACGCTGACTTCCACGGATACGGGCACGGGCGGCGTCAATGTGGGTTCGATTGAAAATCTGGAAAAGTATGAAGGTATGCGCGTCGCAGTTGCCTCGCTCACCGTGGTGGCGCCGACAGGCGGCACGGTCAGCGAAGCCAATGCGACTTCGACCTCGAGCGGCACCTTTTACGGCGTCATTACAGGCGTGGCGCGTCCCTTCCGCGAAGCGGGCATTCAGGCTAATGATCCTGTGCCGGCGGGCAGCGGCGTGACGATTCCGCCGGTGCCGCGCTTCGATTTCAATCCGGAACGCATTCGCGTCAACAGTTTTGGGCAAACCGGCGGCGCGGCGATTGATGTGACCACCGGCGCGACGGTCACGAATCTGGTTGGCCCGCTCGATTATTCCTTCCGCACCTACACGATTCTGCCCGATCCGGGGTCGCCGCCCACCGTCGCGGGCAACGTCACGTTCAGCGCCGTGCCTGCGCCGTTATCGAACGAGTTCACCGTCGCCTCATTCAACCTGGAACGCTTCTTCGATACGGTGGATGATGCGGGCGTCAGCGATGTCGCGCTGACCACGACGGCCTTCAACAATCGTTTGAACAAGGCCTCGCTGGCGATTCGCAATGTGCTACGCGCGCCCGACATCATCGGCGTCGAAGAGATGGAGAACCTCACGACGCTGCAAGCGCTCGCCACCAAGATCAACAACGACGCGGTAGCGGCCAGCCAGCCCAATCCGAATTACACCGCGTTCCTGGTCGAAGGCAACGATGTCGGCGGCATTGATGTTGGCTTCCTGGTCAAAACAGCTTTTGTGGTCGGCAGCACGCCGCGCGTGACCGTCGTGGATGTAACGCAGGAAGGCAAGACCACGACTTACACGAATCCCAACAATGGCGCGCAGGAAACACTGAATGACAGGCCGCCGCTGCGCTTAAGTGCCGTGGTCAATCATGCCGATGGCCGCACGTTCCCCATCACGGTCATCGTCGTGCACCAGCGTTCGCTGAATGGGATTGATGATGAAACGGTGGACGGCACGGGCACAGCGGGCGGGCGTGTGCGCGCCAAACGCCGCGCGCAAGCCGAGTTCCTGGCGAATCTGATTCAGGCACGCCAGGTAGCCACGCCCACCGAACGCATCATTTGCGTCGGTGATTACAACGCCTTCGAGTTCAATGACGGCTTTGTAGACGTCATCGGCACGGTCAAAGGCGCGCCGACGCCCGCCAATCAGGTGGTGCTGGCGAGCAGCGATTTGGTCAATCCCGATCTGACCGATTTGGTTGCGCTGGCGGCGGTGGGGCAAAACTATTCATACAGTTTCGACGGCGATGCGCAGGCGATTGACCACGAATTGGTGAATGCAGCCTTGATGACTTACTTCAGCCACATCAACTTCGGGCGCAACAACGCTGACTTCCCCGAAATCTATCGCAGCGATTCCACGCGCCCCGAACGCATTTCGGATCACGATCCGGCGGTCGCGTACTTCACCTTCCCTGCCGCGTGCCCAACGATCACGGTCACGCCGAGCACCGTTCCGGCGGGCACGGCGGGTTTGGCTTATGGCCCGGTGAATTTCATGCAAACGGGCGGCAGCGGCACGATCACCTGGAGCGTGAGCAGCAATAACCTGCCCGCCGGATTGATGCTCAATTCGTCCACGGGCGTGCTCAGCGGCACGCCAACCATCGCGGCGGGCGTCAACGTGACCATCCGCGCCACCGACGTGAACAACTGCTTTGGCGAAGTCATCGTCACTTTGCAGATCAGTTGTCCGACCATCACGCTCAGCCCATCGAGCGGCTCGCCCACCACATTGAGCAGCGGAACCGTCGGACAGATGTACAGCCAGACGTTCACCGCCGCGCCCGCTGGCGGCAGTTACACCTACTCAATTCCGCTGGCAGCGATCCCGCCGGGCTTGACGTTCAACACTGCCACCGGCGTATTGAGCGGCACGCCAACCACCAGCGGCACGTTCGGTTTCACGGTCACGGCTACTAATTTTGGTACTTGCACCGGACAGCAGACGTATGCACTGCCGATCATTCCAGGTTGCCCCAGCAGCTTCACGGTCAACGATCTGGGCGATGCGCCTGATCAGACACCGGGAGACTTTCTTTGCCAGGCGGCCAGCGGCGCTTGCACCTTGCGCGCGGCAATTCAGGAAGCCAACGCCATTACAGCCTGCACGCCGTTGACGATCAACTTCAGCGTGACGGGCACGATCAATTTGGCGACGGCGCTACCCGCGCTAAATCATCCGAATCTGACCATCAACGGCAATGGCGCGGCGAACAGCATCATCAGCGGCAATGATGCCGTGCAAGTGTTCAGTGTGAATGCGGGCGCGAATGCGACGCTCAGCGGACTGGCCATCACTCATGGGCGAGCCAGCGTTGGCGGTGGCATCCTGAACAACGGCACGCTGACGGTGACCAACTCCACGATCAGCAATAATGCGGCGACCTCATCTGGCGGCGGCTTCGCTAACGACAACAACGCGACGCTGACGGTCACGAACAGTACGATCAGCGGCAATACGGCGGTTTTCGGAGCCGGTGGTATCTATCACTTCTCAGGTACGCTGATCTTGACCAATAGCACGGTCAGCGGAAACACCGCTTCCACCAGTGGAGGCGGCATCTACAATGCCTTTGGGATGGTGACGGCGACCAACAGCACGATCAGCGGCAACTCCTCTGCCACGAGTGGCGGCGGCATCTATAACGACTCAGGCACGTATAATCTCAGTAACACCATCGTTGCAAACAGTGCCAGCGGCATGGACTGCAGTAGATTCGGTGGCACGCTCAACGCCCAGTTCAGCTTGATCAAAGATGGCTTGGGCTGCGTCAACGGAACGAACCTCAATAACCTGACGGGCGACCCTAGACTAAGCCCGCTTGGCAATTTCGGCGGCCCAACCCAAACGCACGCGCTGCTGCCCGGCAGTCCGGCGATCAATGCAGGCACGAACACCGGCGCGCCAGCGACAGACCAACGCGGCATCGCGCGCCCGCAGCAAACGATGGTGGACATCGGCGCGTTTGAATCACGCGGCTTCACGCTCGCCCTTGCGGGCGGCAACAACCAGAGTGCTTTCGTCAATACGGCCTTCGCCAACCCGCTCGCGGTGACGGTCACGGCGATTGATCCGAGTGAACCAGTCAATGGCGGCAAAGTCACCTTCACCCCGCCGGGCAGCGGCGCGAGCGCCAGCATCGCGGGCAATCCGGTCACGATCAGCGGCGGCACGGCATCCGGAACCGCGACCGCGAATGGCACAGTCGGCGGGCCTTACACGGTCGCGGCCAGCGCTAACGGCGCTTCGCCTACGGTCAACTTCACGCTCACCAACACCAACCCGCCGCCGATGATTACGGCGGGCGCGGCACTGACGCGGCAACAAGGCACGGCGGCTGCCAATTCAACGATTGCCACGGTCAGCGATGCCAACCAGACGGCGGGCACGCTGACCGTCACAGCCACGACGGTTCCGGCGGGCCTCACGGTGACGAACATCGTCAATACCAGCGGCACGATCACCGCCAACGTGGCTGCTGCTTGCAATGCCACCGTGGGCGCAAACACCGTCGTGCTGACGGTGACGGATAGCTTCGGCGCAACGGCGACCGCCAATCTGACGGTCAATGTCACGGCGAACACCGCGCCGACTGTGGTATACGCCACACCTCAAAGCGTAACGGCGGGCGGTTCGCTCAACGTCACGCCGACGACCACAACCGACAACGGCTCAATTACCGGCTACACCATCTTCAGCGTCTCGCCCGCGCTGACCAACGCGCCGACGGTCAATGGCAGCGGTGTCGTTTCGATCACCAGCGCCGCCCCAGCAGGCAGTCACACCATCACGACACGTGCGACCGACAATTGCGGAGCGACTGCCGATGCGACGTTCACGCTCAATGTTACTTGCCCGACGATCAGCATCACTACCAATCTGCCGGGCGGCACGGTGGGCACGAGTTACAACCAAACGCTGGGCGCCAGCGGCGGCAGCGGCGCTTACACCTTCGCGGTCACAGCGGGCAGCTTGCTGCCAGGTTTAATGCTGACCAGCGGCGGCGTATTGAGCGGCACACCGACGACGCCAGGCGGTTTCAACTTCACCGTCACGGCGACCGACAGCACCACGAATTGCACGGGCACGCGCGAATACGGCGTGATCATCAGTTGCCCGACCGTGACGCTGGCCCCCGCGAGCTTGCCAAGCGGGCAATTCGGCGTGGCTTATAGTCAAACGATTTCGGCTTCGGCAACGGGGCTGACCGGCGCGTACACCTTCGCAACGGGGGCGAATCTGCCGCCCGGCTTGATGCTGGCGGCCAACGGCACGCTCAGCGGCATGCCTACGCAACCGGGCACCTTCACCTTCACCGTCACCGCCACGCACACGGCGAGCGGCTGCACTGGCAACGGCACCTATACCATCGGCATTCAGTGTCCAACCATCAACATCGCGCCCGTCACTTTGCCGAATCCGGTAGCGGGCGTGGCTTACAATCAAACGCTGACGGGCAGTGGCGGCGTGGGGCCGTACAGCTTCGCGCTGGCGAGCGGTTCGTCGTTGCCTGCCGGGTTGACGCTCTCAGCGGCGGGCGTCATCAGCGGCACGCCCACCACGACAGGCAGCGTGACTTTCACCGTCAATGTGACCGACACCATGCTGGCGGCAGGCCCGACCAATTGCGCTGGCAATCGCACCTACACCGTCAACGTCACTTGCCCGACGATCGCCGTTAACGGCCCGCTACCAACAGGCACAGTGGGCGCGAGTTACAACCAAACGCTGAGCGCCAGCGGCGGCTCTGGCACCTATACCTTTGCGGTCACGGTGGGCAGCTTGCCGCCCGGTTTAGCGCTGGCGAGCAGCGGCGTTGTGAGCGGCACCCCAACAACAGCAGGCAATTTCAATATCACCGTCACGGCGACCGACAGCGCCACGAATTGCACAGGCACACGGCAATATGCCGTACTCATTGCCAATAACTGCGCTTCCTTCACTTTCGCGCCTGCCAGCTTGCCGGTGGGCATGAAAAATACTCCCTACAGCGCCAGCTTTACGGCAACGGGTGCCAATGGCGCAGTGAGCTATGCGCGCACGGCTGGGGCGCTGCCAGCCGGATTGACCCTCAATAGCAATGGCACGCTGAGCGGCACGCCGACCGTAGCGGGCAGTTTCGATTTCACTATCACCGCGACCGATGCGCAGGGCTGCACCTTCAGCCGCAGCTTCACGCTGGTGATTGACACCATCGCGGGTAGCATTGGCGACCCGCTGGTCTGTTTGGGGCCGGGCGGTGTGGTCGCCGTCGAAGCGACCGTGACCAACGGCGGCGCAACGCCACAAACTGCCAGCTTCACCGCTGCCCTGCCGCCGGCCTTGCTGGCGCTGAATAACACCTGCACCGCCAACACCGGCGTCTGCGCCGTGGACACCGTCAACAATCGTGTCAACTGGAACGGCACTCTCAATGCGAACCAAACCGTGACCATTCGTTATCAGTCTCAAGCGACGGATGGCGCGGCGGCGGGGGCGCAGCTTTGCATCAACTCGACGGCGACGATTGGCGGCGCGGGGCCGTTCACGGTGCAAGCCTGCACGCTCATCAACTGCCCACCCGTCGCGCCCGGCGCGGCCTATCCGTTCGCCTCGCCAATCAGCGATCAGAAGGCGGGTTCCGTATTGATCTTCAACCTTTACACTTCGGATGCGGGCGCGCCCAGTCGCCAGAACACGCGCATCTCACTGACGAACATTGATGTCTCGCGCACGGCGTATCTGCATCTGTTCTTCGTGGACGGCGCAAGCTGTGCGATTGCCGATTCGGTCGTGTGTCTGACGCCGAATCAGACTTCGACCTTCTTTGCGTCGGATGTTGATCCGGGCACGACGGGCTATCTGATCGCCGTGGCCACGGATCGCAATGGCTGCCCGATCAATTTCAATTATTTGATCGGCGACGCCTTTGTGAAACTCAGCAGCGGCCACGCGGCCAATCTAGCGGCTGAAGCAGTGGCGGCCATCCCTGGCGGCTTTGTGCCCTGCGACCCGCAGGCGGCAGCAGTGGAATTGCGCTTTGACGACAAGATGTACAACGCCTTGCCGCGCGTGCTGGCGCTCTCGAACATCGGCAGCCGGGCGGATGGCAACAGCACCTTGCTCGTCGTCAATCGCATTGGTGGCAATCTGGCGACGGGTGCCAGCACGCTGGTCAATGTGTTTGGGGTGCTCTATGACGACGCGGAATCGCCCTACAGCTTCAGTTTCTCGCCCGGCGTCTGTCAGTTCCGCAGCGTGATTTCCAATGCCTTCCCGCGCACCACACCGCGCTTTGAACAAGTGATTCCAGGTGGGCGCAGCGGCTGGCTGAAGCTGGGGCTGCAAGCGGATGGCGCGCTGTCAGGCGCGGCGTTGAACTTCAACGCGAATGCCGCGACGAGTTCGAACGCTTTCAATCAAGGGCACAACTTGCACAAGCTGACGCTGACGACGGCGGCCAGCGTGACGGTGCCGGTGTTTCCGCCGAGTTGCTAA